In Hyphomicrobiales bacterium, the sequence ATCATCAAGGACGCGGTCAAGGTCGTGATGGACGATGTCGGGATCATGCCGCTCTACCACTACAAGAACATCTGGGCGAGCCGGCCGGACCTGAAGGTCGTGCCCTGGCACAGCGACCGCACCGTCGCGATGCAGGTCAGCAAGGCCAAATAAGGACGCCGCCATGCCTGCCGCCTTCGCGATCAGCCCCGCCATCGACCTGATCGACGTGCCTCGCCGGATCGTTCTTTCCGGACTGCCGGCGGGCGCGGAGGTGACCATCGCCGCGGAAACTCCGCGCGACGGCCATGTCTGGCGGGCTGAGGCTGTGTTCGCTGCCGCAGCGGATGGCAGCGTCGATCTCGAACGTGACGCGCCCTTGCGCGGTGATTACGCGGGCGTCGCGGCGATGGGGATGGTCTGGGCGCAGACCGGCAACGGGGAGCTGTTCCCCGCCGACCTCTCTCACCCGCTCGAAACCAGGCTCACCGCCGCGATCGGCGGTGAGACCGTCGCAACAGGACGCTTCAGCCAGATCCTGATGGCGGACGGCGTGACGCGGCATCCGCTTGCCGAAGATGGGCTGGTCGGGACATTGTTCCTGCCGGACGGCGCAGGCCCGCACCCGGCGATCGTGATCCTAAACGGCTCGGGCGGCGGCATCAACGAACCGCGCGCCGCGCTCTGGGCTTCGCGCGGCGTGGCCGCACTGGCTCTCGGCTATTTCGGCGCGCCCGGCCTGCCGAAATACATCTCGAACACGCCGCTGGAGTATTTCGCGCGGGGACTCGACTGGCTGCGCGCCACGGTGCGCCCGCTGAACGGCTTCGTCGCCGTCGCCGGCCAGTCGCGCGGCGGCGAGCTGGCGCTGCTGCTCGGGGCGACCTTTCCCGAGCGCGTCTCGGCGGTGCTCGGCTATGTGCCGAGCGCTTTCGTCCATGGCGGGCAGGCCGCCGCCGATCCTGCGCCGGGGCTCGGCCGCGACGGTCCCTGCTGGACGCTCGCCGGCAAGCCACTGGTCCATCAGTGGCAGGACAACGCCACGGCGAGCTGGAAGCCCTATGACGAGGCGACCACCGTTCGCCGCAATGCCGATGCGATGCTGACCGCGCTCGGCGATCCCGCCGCCATGGCCCGCGCCCGCATCCCCGTCGAGCGGATCGTCGGGCCCGTCCTCCTGATCTCGGGCGGCGACGACGGCGCCTGGCCCTCGGATCTCTATTCGCTGATCGTGCAGTCGAGCCTGCTCGCGGCCGGGCATCCGCACGAGGTCGTCTGGAGGAACTGGCCCGCCGCCGGCCATTCCATCCTCTTCCCCTACACGCCCGCGACCCGCATCGCCCATCGCCACCCCGTCAGCGGCATCGCCACAACCATGGGCGGCACCCCGATGGCCAATGCCGAAGCGAATGCGGGTGCCTGGGCGGAGGCACTGGCCTTCATCCGGCGCCATAGCGGCAAAGGCGCGTGATCACATCGGCGGGCTTGAGGGAGCGCGGACAACGGCCTGGCTGTGCCTTGTCGAAAATACGATTGTCATTCCGGGACGCGCCGCAGGCGTGAACCCGGAATGACAATCGTGCGGCGCGAAACCGCTGCGGTCAAACCTCGACAGCGCTTGAGGCATCGGCCTCCATCGCCTGCGCGATGACTTCAAGATGCCGGCGCATGGCGCGCTCGCTCTCGATGTCGTTCCCGTCGGCCATCGCCTCGATCACCGCGGCATGCTGGTCGCAGTGAGGGCCAGTGAACTCCGACGCGCCGACCCGCCGATATGTCCTGTCCCATTGCCGCTGCCAGGCGACGCGGCGGCGCGCGCCGGCGAGATAGTCGAGGAAGCCGAGCAGGATCGGATTGCGCGCGATTTCCGCGACCGCGCGATGGAAAGCCGCGTCATGCCTCTCGCATTCGGCGCGCGAACGGGCGCGCCGGCCGGCGTCGACCAGCTTCCGCAAGCGGGACAGGTCGGCCTGCGTCACCACCCGCGCCGCCTCCGCCGCGATCGGCGGTTCGATCATCAGGCGCGCCTGCATGAGCTGCCGGGGCGACGTGGCCTGCAACAGCACAGCCTCCCGGATCGGGTACCCATCCGGCCGGGCTCCGACGAAAGTGCCCTGGCCGACATGGCGCCAGATCGACCCTTCGCTTTCCAGCGTGAAAAGCGCCTGCCGTAGGGTCTGGCGCGAACATCCCAGCGCCGCCGAAAGCCCGCGCTCGTCAGGCAACCGCGTGCCCGGCGTCATGCCCTCGGCCTCCAGCATCGCCCTGAGGCGCGCAAGGATCGCCGCGCTGTTCTGTCTCGGCATGGGCCTCGCCTGCACGCGCTGAAGTTCATACCAATTTGCAGACCAATCCGATTTCCGCAATCCGGAGCCCATTCAGGTGGGTCTCATGGAATCGAACATCGTTCTCATTGTCGCGGGTCTGGCTGCCGGAGCTTTGAATTCCGTCGCGGGTGGCGGGACGTTCCTGTCGTTCCCGGCGCTGGTCTGGGTCGGCGTGCCGCCGATCATGGCGAACGCCACGGCCACCCTGGCGGCCCTGCCCGGCTATATCGGCGGCGCCTGGGGGTTCCGGAAGGATATCCGCGCGAGCGGCCCGGTCAGCCTGCGCTGGACGATTGCCATGGCCGCGCTCGGCGGGCTGCTGGGCGCATTGCTGCTGCTGGTGACGCCGAAGGAGACCTTCTCGGCTCTGGTGCCGTGGTTGCTGCTGGCCGCAACACTGATCTTCGCCGCTGGCCCGGCCCTCGTTCGCCGCGTGCTGCGGCAGGGCGGCGGCCTGCCGAAGCTGCCGGCCCTGCTGCTGTTGCTGGCCGTGTCGATCTATGGCGGCTATTTCAACGGCGGCCTCGGGATCATGCTTCTCGCCGCCTTCGGCTTCGTCGGCCTCACCAACCTGCACGAAATGAACGGGCTCAAGAGCCTGATGTCGGCCGTCCTGTCGACCGTCTCCGTCGCGACCTATTCCGCCGCCGGGCTGATCGAGTGGCGCTCGGCCCTCGTCCTCGGCGTGTCCTGCGCTCTGGGCGGCTTCATCGGGGCGCA encodes:
- a CDS encoding Palmitoyl-CoA hydrolase codes for the protein MPAAFAISPAIDLIDVPRRIVLSGLPAGAEVTIAAETPRDGHVWRAEAVFAAAADGSVDLERDAPLRGDYAGVAAMGMVWAQTGNGELFPADLSHPLETRLTAAIGGETVATGRFSQILMADGVTRHPLAEDGLVGTLFLPDGAGPHPAIVILNGSGGGINEPRAALWASRGVAALALGYFGAPGLPKYISNTPLEYFARGLDWLRATVRPLNGFVAVAGQSRGGELALLLGATFPERVSAVLGYVPSAFVHGGQAAADPAPGLGRDGPCWTLAGKPLVHQWQDNATASWKPYDEATTVRRNADAMLTALGDPAAMARARIPVERIVGPVLLISGGDDGAWPSDLYSLIVQSSLLAAGHPHEVVWRNWPAAGHSILFPYTPATRIAHRHPVSGIATTMGGTPMANAEANAGAWAEALAFIRRHSGKGA
- the lldR gene encoding putative L-lactate dehydrogenase operon regulatory protein (Evidence 3 : Putative function from multiple computational evidences), whose amino-acid sequence is MGSGLRKSDWSANWYELQRVQARPMPRQNSAAILARLRAMLEAEGMTPGTRLPDERGLSAALGCSRQTLRQALFTLESEGSIWRHVGQGTFVGARPDGYPIREAVLLQATSPRQLMQARLMIEPPIAAEAARVVTQADLSRLRKLVDAGRRARSRAECERHDAAFHRAVAEIARNPILLGFLDYLAGARRRVAWQRQWDRTYRRVGASEFTGPHCDQHAAVIEAMADGNDIESERAMRRHLEVIAQAMEADASSAVEV
- a CDS encoding putative membrane transporter protein (Evidence 3 : Putative function from multiple computational evidences) — encoded protein: MGLMESNIVLIVAGLAAGALNSVAGGGTFLSFPALVWVGVPPIMANATATLAALPGYIGGAWGFRKDIRASGPVSLRWTIAMAALGGLLGALLLLVTPKETFSALVPWLLLAATLIFAAGPALVRRVLRQGGGLPKLPALLLLLAVSIYGGYFNGGLGIMLLAAFGFVGLTNLHEMNGLKSLMSAVLSTVSVATYSAAGLIEWRSALVLGVSCALGGFIGAHLARRITNMLALRIFITLIGLGMAVAFFMAR